One Babylonia areolata isolate BAREFJ2019XMU chromosome 20, ASM4173473v1, whole genome shotgun sequence DNA segment encodes these proteins:
- the LOC143295228 gene encoding uncharacterized protein LOC143295228, translating to MDNEELYSQRSFDAGGWNENPHPPATSTAQQRPDIENRYDGRRLDPVHAYDTARGAYQFDYDNMVDRTGERRGARWKDDDQADDYARSRDRQSARSPRYDDKHTSKYRDYGDDLDRKSRTKSYGHEDSSGRRAQRSRSRDRDGDRRSRDRERSRDRERSRDRERRSRRDDSSYGNERDDSDYRSRRRSRSRDRDRDRRHRDSDRDRRHRDSDRDRARRDHVSRDRGDRESSPKDIPWVPPPLPEHLRHLQVQWALTPVATAEQQSWVAPRPPPPPVQNQFQNDGSFMEMFRQKMQQSAGQTSDSSQPKPREEPATSSVGAAAEVAPTSSTTGAVSSLPANSSGLPVIARRRISKILKTGVVQKKKKKEEEEEQDKDADGWSSYMKEVQRYRANKCIENEASRPPLVK from the exons ATGGACAACGAAGAACTTTACAGCCAACGAAGTTTTGATGCTGGAGGTTGGAATGAAAATCCTCACCCTCCGGCCACAAGTACAGCACAACAAAGACCTGACATTGAGAATCGATACGATGGACGACGCTTAGACCCAGTCCACGCGTATGACACAGCCCGTGGTGCTTACCAATTCGATTATGACAATATGGTTGACAGAACTGGTGAACGCAGAGGTGCACGTTGGAAAGATGATGATCAAGCAGACGATTATGCACGatcgagagatagacagagtgcAAGGTCTCCTCGTTACGATGACAAGCATACGTCAAAATATAGAGATTATGGTGATGATCTGGACAGAAAATCAAGAACAAAATCTTACGGACATGAAGATTCATCGGGGCGCAGAGCGCAGCGTTCTAGATCCAGAGATCGTGATGGCGACAGACGTTCAAGAGATCGCGAACGTTCAAGGGATCGCGAACGTTCTAGAGATCGCGAGCGTCGGTCTCGTCGAGATGACAGTAGCTATGGCAATGAACGAGATGACTCAGACTACCGT TCAAGGAGACGGAGCAGGAGCAGGGATCGAGACCGAGACAGGCGACACCGAGACTCAGATCGGGACCGGCGACATCGCGATTCTGATCGAGACAGGGCCCGTCGAGACCACGtaagcagagacagaggagacagggagTCCAGTCCAAAGGATATACCCTGGGTTCCGCCCCCACTTCCGGAGCATTTACGGCATCTCCAGGTGCAGTGGGCGCTGACCCCTGTCGCCACAGCCGAACAACAGTCTTGGGTGGCGCCgagacctcccccaccccctgttcagAACCAGTTCCAGAATGATGGCAGCTTCATGGAGATGTTCCGTCAGAAGATGCAGCAGAGTGCTGGGCAAACCTCAGACAGTTCCCAGCCCAAACCCAGAGAGGAACCGGCAACATCGAGCGTTGGTGCAGCTGCTGAAGTTGCTCCCACTAGTTCCACGACTGGTGCTGTGTCTTCTCTTCCAGCCAACTCTTCCGGACTGCCTGTT attGCCAGGCGTCGGATTTCCAAAATTCTGAAGACGGGCGTagttcaaaagaagaagaagaaggaagaggaagag GAGCAGGACAAAGATGCTGACGGCTGGTCCAGCTACATGAAGGAGGTGCAGAGGTATCGCGCAAACAAGTGCATTGAAAACGAGGCCAGCCGACCACCACTGGTGAAGTAA